A single Rhopalosiphum padi isolate XX-2018 chromosome 4, ASM2088224v1, whole genome shotgun sequence DNA region contains:
- the LOC132929666 gene encoding regulator of G-protein signaling 17, with protein MSVLVPIERGDPVGSQGGSPPCTARHRFTPPGNPSTPTDPLPVPPDVAEPNTAIETQVTTAHKHPCISCWCCCCGCSCVYLHAYRSRICKLWDRFCFPLKGHPPKTNGNGSSGGIIENPVELRPPLDEIRSWSKSFDRLLKCPGNKKIFRDFLRCEYSEENILFWMAVEELKKESNPDVIEEKARFIYEDYISILSPKEVSLDSRVRDIVNKNINQPSSHMFDEAQLQIYTLMHRDSYPRFINSSQYKKLAKLENGATGNAPNSGQQTPTKRKQSNI; from the exons aTGAGTGTGCTTGTGCCGATTGAAAGGGGCGATCCAGTTGGATCACAGGGTGGGTCGCCACCGTGCACGGCCAGGCACAGGTTCACTCCTCCTGGAAATCCCAGTACACCGACAGATCCACTGCCTGTGCCTCCAGACGTTGCCGAACCGAACACGGCCATTGAAACGCAAGTGACGACCGCTCATAAGCATCCATGCATATCTTGTTGGTGTTGTTGTTGCGGATGCTCTTg TGTTTATTTGCATGCGTACAGGAGTAGGATATGCAAGCTATG GGATCGTTTTTG TTTCCCATTAAAAGGTCATCCCCCCAAAACAAACGGAAACGGGTCTAGCGGCGGCATAATCGAAAATCCCGTCGAGCTAAG GCCCCCGTTGGACGAAATACGAAGTTGGAGTAAATCATTTGATCGACTTCTAAAGTGTCctggtaat AAAAAGATATTTCGTGATTTCTTACGATGCGAATACAGCGAAGAGAACATATTGTTCTGGATGGCAGTTGAAGAGTTAAAAAAAGAATCGAATCCTGATGTAATAGAGGAAAAAGCTCGGTTCATTTACGAAGATTACATTTCGATTCTATCTCCTAAAgaa gtGAGTTTAGACTCTCGTGTTCGTGATATTGTCAATAAGAACATCAATCAACCATCATCTCATATGTTCGATGAAGCTCAGCTACAAATTTACACGCTTATGCATAGGGATTCTTATCCAAGATTTATTAACTCATCGCAGTACAAAAAATTAGCCAAACTCGAAAATGGAGCTACCGGTAATGCTCCAAACAGTGGCCAACAAACCCCAACCAAACGCAAACAGagcaatatatga
- the LOC132929665 gene encoding ejaculatory bulb-specific protein 3-like has product MDSRIAVVCVVLAVFAVDQTVGAPQKDAVAASGPAYTTKYDHIDVDQVLASKRLVNSYVQCLLDKKPCTPEGAELRKILPDALKTQCSKCNPTQKNAALKVVDRLQKDYDAEWKQLLDKWDPKREHFQKFQQYLSEEKKKGFIKF; this is encoded by the exons ATGGATTCAAGAATTGCAGTAGTCTGTGTTGTTTTGGCGGTGTTCGCAGTGGACCAAACGGTCGGAGCGCCGCAAAAAGATGCCGTAGCCGCAAGCGGTCCCGCTTACACTACCAAATACGACCATATTGATGTTGACCAAGTTCTGGCTTCCAAAAGATTAGTAAATAGCTACGTTCAATGTTTGTTGGACAAAAAACCGTGCACTCCCGAAGGAGCTGAACTGAGAA AAATTTTACCTGATGCCTTAAAAACACAATGTTCGAAATGCAATCCCACGCAAAAAAATGCTGCTCTTAAAGTTGTTGACAGACTCCAGAAAGATTATGATGCAGAGTGGAAACAGCTTCTTGACAAATGGGACCCTAAACGTGAACATTTCCAGAAATTCCAACAATATTTGTCAGAAGAAAAGAAAAaaggttttattaaattttaa